One segment of Drosophila ananassae strain 14024-0371.13 chromosome 3R, ASM1763931v2, whole genome shotgun sequence DNA contains the following:
- the LOC6497970 gene encoding protein deadlock isoform X2: MRERDKIRCWKQILETMGIDAMEEEEWAHAYQDYMRSWRRTYYIRHTRSDLLPLRNHMQQRPIVLNSAPSSSSSLPTAAAASSSVASAASPMTPQAFKYTGTIPKRLETIATPTSTGNFNDSEHDPNKESGSKLSQHREPSAPSRGKISSLIRTQIISSDESGDDLDESLPLAEWQKRAQKENQVKGKEEPVAPVIFPIKRKRGRPSLAEKAQREQLQAAYKAQELPSSSKNPSLVTHDLSEEKPKKKEKVYHNPLIRASQKHLKAIEQQYRRSPKTPGMQQATPSKQKATPSHQKATPSQQQRKTIQIIEESPQRMQPNRSQRAANLREDEFARSSPLAKKRTQASGLVMISEEGTPMPAHMPPTPMNLICQPNNEQQKEKQKQEEDDECAAENLHLTENIPERCESRSSFFNSILNDHNYNLIDGNAMGTCDLKMEDLLLDDPMVMADPAVENSFPIIEEFKFPEENVVNNVDVFNMDLDQPMLEVDLVDSKSPIEIHQQMAGTSDFFDKLPVLSTVEVDKSHLVGLIAAEPEELDYEDDDDVLSVATSWDGLDDEMFQNQPPTKGKTKSNNKVETVEVATNSHTATEPKPEENQETRSAETATRSAHTQSKISAAKPKPNEKQVAIPTATAGRPSATETSAPPKPKTGEDKDQAKSGATTENQKGPFRIPKVSQTQLEAQPSVMKMLYDQQEKEKKEKARKPEPTQPPVPSTSKAVNRQREEATAARHSKVKTPVFGPLYQTTAPVSQGSSAPFQEIPPRMQESVLTNNWMTDVYGIKCLQFLDDRCTAVGCSHEMSSVGEVQRRLMQMDESILKKTYCLSLRSIVIFKNYFVSFAEIFVRRNHSRQVLQMISDCRFYKHVAGPLIGSIFGILQQCGMEKEMARVLMTDLWMPNKAHKFRPLTISILEILSKTNWLDYVDQIFQLGIEYKFCIPMELVYLILEAAKDSRQELAHPGMLLMINRSVVELQNPKAIAVLTTLVKNSPSSANLPSIQHLLSNQNGQSDGDSRAALDARPGTSPSLISGPNQGVVPGSNRWMGLGSFDAPPPAANMQVQGSYGGQPPPANMGQVQGTYGGQHPSPNMHVQGSYGGHSPAPNMQVQGSYGGHSPAPNMQVQGSYGGHSPATNMQVNGSYGGQPPPVNMGQVQGTYGGQQPLPNMHVPPPAVNMGQAPGTYGGQQPLPNMHVPPPAVNMGQAPGSYGGQQPLPNMHVPPPAANMGQAPGSAASMGQAPGSFMGPPPATNVGQAPGSYVGYTPAANMQTSAVNMGSNHGSSRGPTPVAHMGHVADPNMSQAAGSSFGPITEAGMGPQPSGFPARNQSRRQEQPNVPSTSSGGRFDAPFNQFKPQ, translated from the exons atgCGTGAACGAGATAAGATACGATGCTGGAAACAGATCTTGGAAACGATGGGGATCGATGccatggaggaggaggagtgggCGCATGCCTACCAAGACTATATGCGTAGCTGGAGGAGGACCTACTACATCCGGCACACCAGa AGTGATCTTTTGCCACTCCGAAATCATATGCAGCAAAGACCCATCGTCCTTAACAGTGCTCCTTCCAGTTCTTCTTCGCTACCaaccgctgctgctgctagttCCTCTGTAGCCAGTGCTGCTTCACCTATGACCCCTCAGGCCTTCAAATATACTGGTACAATTCCGAAGCGCCTTGAAACAATTGCAACACCCACCTCGACTGGCAATTTCAATGATTCTGAACATGATCCTAATAAGGAATCTGGTTCGAAACTTTCCCAGCACCGAGAGCCAAGTGCGCCAAGTCGCGGCAAGATTTCTTCATTGATCAGGACACAGATCATTTCATCAGATGAATCTGGCGACGACCTTGACGAATCATTGCCCCTAGCTGAGTGGCAGAAGCGTGCCCAAAAGGAAAACCAAGTTAAAGGAAAAGAGGAACCCGTAGCGCCCGTTATTTTTCCCATAAAACGCAAGAGGGGGCGTCCATCGCTGGCTGAGAAAGCCCAGAGGGAGCAGCTGCAGGCTGCGTACAAAGCTCAAGAGCTGCCAAGCTCTTCCAAGAATCCGAGCTTGGTAACACATGATCTTTCTGAGGAAAAACCTAAGAAAAAGGAGAAAGTATACCATAATCCGTTGATCAGAGCGTCCCAAAAACACTTGAAAGCAATTGAGCAGCAGTATCGAAGGTCTCCAAAAACTCCGGGTATGCAGCAGGCTACACCATCGAAACAGAAGGCAACACCGTCGCACCAAAAGGCTACACCATCGCAGCAGCAGCGCAAGACTATACAAATTATAGAAGAATCTCCGCAGCGGATGCAACCGAACCGTAGTCAGAGGGCGGCCAACCTAAGAGAAGATGAGTTCGCCAGGAGTTCGCCGCTAGCCAAGAAACGGACTCAAGCAAGTGGCTTAGTAATG ATAAGCGAGGAGGGCACGCCGATGCCCGCCCACATGCCGCCGACCCCCATGAACTTGATATGCCAGCCCAACAACGAGCAGCAGAAAgagaagcagaagcaggaggaggacgacgaaTGCGCCGCCGAGAACCTGCATTTGACGGAAAATATTCCTGAGAGATGTGAGTCTCGGTCTTCGTTTTTCAACAGCATTCTCAACGACCACAACTATAACTTGATAGATGGAAACGCCATGGGTACTTGTGATTTAAAGATGGAGGACCTATTGCTGGACGATCCCATGGTGATGGCAGATCCGGCCGTTGAAAATTCATTCCCCATCATTGAAGAGTTCAAATTCCCAGAGGAAAACGTGGTCAACAATGTAGATGTATTTAATATGGACCTGGATCAACCCATGCTTGAGGTAGATCTCGTAGACAGCAAGTCACCCATCGAGATTCATCAGCAGATGGCTGGTACATCCGACTTCTTTGACAAACTGCCGGTGCTCTCAACAGTCGAGGTGGATAAGTCTCATTTAGTGGGCCTGATCGCCGCTGAGCCGGAAGAGCTCGACTACGAAGATGACGATGATGTTCTATCGGTGGCAACCTCGTGGGACGGACTGGACGACGAGATGTTCCAAAACCAGCCACCTACTAAGGGTAAAACAAAGTCCAATAACAAAGTAGAAACTGTAGAGGTCGCAACCAATTCTCACACTGCTACAGAACCGAAGCCCGAGGAGAATCAAGAAACAAGAAGCGCTGAAACAGCAACACGATCGGCACATACAC AGTCGAAGATATCAGCAGCAAAGCCGAAGCCCAATGAGAAACAAGTAGCCATACCGACTGCAACAGCAGGACGTCCCTCTGCCACGGAGACGTCAGCACCACCTAAACCGAAAACCGGAGAAGACAAGGATCAGGCTAAGTCAGGAGCTACCACGGAGAATCAGAAGGGGCCATTTCGCATTCCCAAGGTCAGCCAGACTCAGCTAGAAGCGCAGCCATCCGTCATGAAGATGCTATATGATCAGCAGGAGAAAGAGAAAAAGGAGAAGGCTCGAAAGCCAGAACCGACGCAGCCACCGGTCCCATCGACATCCAAAGCTGTGAACCGGCAACGGGAGGAAGCCACAGCTGCGCGCCACAGTAAGGTGAAGACTCCAGTGTTTGGACCGCTTTACCAAACTACCGCCCCCGTATCGCAAGGATCCTCTGCACCATTCCAAGAGATTCCACCAAGAATGCAAGAAAGCGTTCTAACGAACAATTGGATGACTGATGTTTATGGAATCAAGTGTCTGCAGTTTTTAGACGATAGGTGTACAGCTGTTGGTTGCAGCCATGAGATGAGCAGCGTGGGCGAAGTCCAGAGGCGCCTCATGCAAATGGACGAGTCGATCCTTAAGAAAACCTATTGCCTGTCACTCCGCAGTATTGTCATCTTCAAAAACTATTTCGTTTCGTTCGCCGAGATATTCGTGCGACGCAATCACAGCCGCCAAGTTCTGCAAATGATATCCGATTGCCGTTTCTACAAGCACGTCGCCGGGCCCTTGATAGGCTCCATTTTTGGTATCCTGCAGCAGTGTGGCATGGAGAAAGAGATGGCGCGCGTGCTCATGACCGATCTCTGGATGCCGAACAAGGCGCACAAGTTTCGGCCCTTGACAATTTCAATACTTGAAATATTGTCGAAAACTAACTGGCTGGACTATGTGGATCAAATCTTTCAACTGGGAATAGAGTACAAGTTCTGCATACCCATGGAATTGGTATATCTCATCTTAGAAGCTGCTAAAGACAGTCGCCAGGAACTGGCCCATCCCGGCATGCTCTTGATGATTAACAGATCTGTGGTCGAGCTTCAAAATCCGAAAGCCATTGCCGTTCTAACTACGTTAGTCAAAAACAGTCCATCATCCGCCAATCTCCCATCCATTCAACATCTATTATCTAATCAGAACGGCCAGTCAGATGGAGATTCAAGGGCCGCTCTAGATGCTCGCCCAGGAACAAGCCCTAGTCTGATTTCCGGTCCTAACCAAGGTGTTGTTCCGGGATCTAACCGGTGGATGGGTCTTGGTTCGTTCGAcgctcctcctccagctgccaacATGCAAGTTCAGGGCTCTTACGGTGGACAGCCTCCACCTGCCAACATGGGACAGGTTCAAGGTACTTACGGTGGGCAGCATCCATCTCCCAACATGCACGTTCAGGGTTCTTACGGAGGACATTCTCCAGCTCCCAACATGCAGGTTCAGGGTTCTTACGGAGGACATTCTCCAGCTCCCAACATGCAGGTTCAGGGTTCTTACGGAGGACATTCTCCAGCTACCAACATGCAGGTTAATGGTTCTTACGGTGGACAGCCTCCACCTGTCAACATGGGTCAGGTTCAAGGTACTTACGGTGGACAGCAACCTCTTCCCAACATGCACGTCCCGCCTCCTGCTGTCAACATGGGGCAGGCTCCAGGTACTTACGGTGGACAGCAACCCCTTCCCAACATGCACGTTCCGCCTCCTGCTGTCAACATGGGTCAGGCTCCAGGTTCTTACGGTGGACAGCAACCCCTTCCCAACATGCACGTTCCGCCTCCTGCTGCCAACATGGGTCAGGCTCCAGGTTCTGCTGCCAGCATGGGTCAGGCTCCTGGCTCTTTCATGGGTCCGCCGCCAGCTACCAATGTAGGTCAAGCCCCAGGTTCCTACGTGGGATATACTCCAGCTGCCAACATGCAGACTTCAGCTGTAAACATGGGATCGAATCATGGTTCCAGCAGGGGTCCGACACCAGTGGCCCACATGGGCCATGTAGCAGACCCCAACATGAGTCAGGCTGCAGGTTCCAGCTTCGGGCCGATTACTGAAGCAGGGATGGGACCGCAACCAAGTGGTTTTCCGGCAAGGAATCAGTCTCGAAGGCAGGAGCAGCCGAATGTGCCGAGCACTTCATCTGGAGGACGCTTCGATGCGCCATTCAATCAGTTTAAGCCCCAATAG
- the LOC6497970 gene encoding protein deadlock isoform X3, translating to MRERDKIRCWKQILETMGIDAMEEEEWAHAYQDYMRSWRRTYYIRHTRSDLLPLRNHMQQRPIVLNSAPSSSSSLPTAAAASSSVASAASPMTPQAFKYTGTIPKRLETIATPTSTGNFNDSEHDPNKESGSKLSQHREPSAPSRGKISSLIRTQIISSDESGDDLDESLPLAEWQKRAQKENQVKGKEEPVAPVIFPIKRKRGRPSLAEKAQREQLQAAYKAQELPSSSKNPSLVTHDLSEEKPKKKEKVYHNPLIRASQKHLKAIEQQYRRSPKTPGMQQATPSKQKATPSHQKATPSQQQRKTIQIIEESPQRMQPNRSQRAANLREDEFARSSPLAKKRTQASGLISEEGTPMPAHMPPTPMNLICQPNNEQQKEKQKQEEDDECAAENLHLTENIPERCESRSSFFNSILNDHNYNLIDGNAMGTCDLKMEDLLLDDPMVMADPAVENSFPIIEEFKFPEENVVNNVDVFNMDLDQPMLEVDLVDSKSPIEIHQQMAGTSDFFDKLPVLSTVEVDKSHLVGLIAAEPEELDYEDDDDVLSVATSWDGLDDEMFQNQPPTKGKTKSNNKVETVEVATNSHTATEPKPEENQETRSAETATRSAHTQSKISAAKPKPNEKQVAIPTATAGRPSATETSAPPKPKTGEDKDQAKSGATTENQKGPFRIPKVSQTQLEAQPSVMKMLYDQQEKEKKEKARKPEPTQPPVPSTSKAVNRQREEATAARHSKVKTPVFGPLYQTTAPVSQGSSAPFQEIPPRMQESVLTNNWMTDVYGIKCLQFLDDRCTAVGCSHEMSSVGEVQRRLMQMDESILKKTYCLSLRSIVIFKNYFVSFAEIFVRRNHSRQVLQMISDCRFYKHVAGPLIGSIFGILQQCGMEKEMARVLMTDLWMPNKAHKFRPLTISILEILSKTNWLDYVDQIFQLGIEYKFCIPMELVYLILEAAKDSRQELAHPGMLLMINRSVVELQNPKAIAVLTTLVKNSPSSANLPSIQHLLSNQNGQSDGDSRAALDARPGTSPSLISGPNQGVVPGSNRWMGLGSFDAPPPAANMQVQGSYGGQPPPANMGQVQGTYGGQHPSPNMHVQGSYGGHSPAPNMQVQGSYGGHSPAPNMQVQGSYGGHSPATNMQVNGSYGGQPPPVNMGQVQGTYGGQQPLPNMHVPPPAVNMGQAPGTYGGQQPLPNMHVPPPAVNMGQAPGSYGGQQPLPNMHVPPPAANMGQAPGSAASMGQAPGSFMGPPPATNVGQAPGSYVGYTPAANMQTSAVNMGSNHGSSRGPTPVAHMGHVADPNMSQAAGSSFGPITEAGMGPQPSGFPARNQSRRQEQPNVPSTSSGGRFDAPFNQFKPQ from the exons atgCGTGAACGAGATAAGATACGATGCTGGAAACAGATCTTGGAAACGATGGGGATCGATGccatggaggaggaggagtgggCGCATGCCTACCAAGACTATATGCGTAGCTGGAGGAGGACCTACTACATCCGGCACACCAGa AGTGATCTTTTGCCACTCCGAAATCATATGCAGCAAAGACCCATCGTCCTTAACAGTGCTCCTTCCAGTTCTTCTTCGCTACCaaccgctgctgctgctagttCCTCTGTAGCCAGTGCTGCTTCACCTATGACCCCTCAGGCCTTCAAATATACTGGTACAATTCCGAAGCGCCTTGAAACAATTGCAACACCCACCTCGACTGGCAATTTCAATGATTCTGAACATGATCCTAATAAGGAATCTGGTTCGAAACTTTCCCAGCACCGAGAGCCAAGTGCGCCAAGTCGCGGCAAGATTTCTTCATTGATCAGGACACAGATCATTTCATCAGATGAATCTGGCGACGACCTTGACGAATCATTGCCCCTAGCTGAGTGGCAGAAGCGTGCCCAAAAGGAAAACCAAGTTAAAGGAAAAGAGGAACCCGTAGCGCCCGTTATTTTTCCCATAAAACGCAAGAGGGGGCGTCCATCGCTGGCTGAGAAAGCCCAGAGGGAGCAGCTGCAGGCTGCGTACAAAGCTCAAGAGCTGCCAAGCTCTTCCAAGAATCCGAGCTTGGTAACACATGATCTTTCTGAGGAAAAACCTAAGAAAAAGGAGAAAGTATACCATAATCCGTTGATCAGAGCGTCCCAAAAACACTTGAAAGCAATTGAGCAGCAGTATCGAAGGTCTCCAAAAACTCCGGGTATGCAGCAGGCTACACCATCGAAACAGAAGGCAACACCGTCGCACCAAAAGGCTACACCATCGCAGCAGCAGCGCAAGACTATACAAATTATAGAAGAATCTCCGCAGCGGATGCAACCGAACCGTAGTCAGAGGGCGGCCAACCTAAGAGAAGATGAGTTCGCCAGGAGTTCGCCGCTAGCCAAGAAACGGACTCAAGCAAGTGGCTTA ATAAGCGAGGAGGGCACGCCGATGCCCGCCCACATGCCGCCGACCCCCATGAACTTGATATGCCAGCCCAACAACGAGCAGCAGAAAgagaagcagaagcaggaggaggacgacgaaTGCGCCGCCGAGAACCTGCATTTGACGGAAAATATTCCTGAGAGATGTGAGTCTCGGTCTTCGTTTTTCAACAGCATTCTCAACGACCACAACTATAACTTGATAGATGGAAACGCCATGGGTACTTGTGATTTAAAGATGGAGGACCTATTGCTGGACGATCCCATGGTGATGGCAGATCCGGCCGTTGAAAATTCATTCCCCATCATTGAAGAGTTCAAATTCCCAGAGGAAAACGTGGTCAACAATGTAGATGTATTTAATATGGACCTGGATCAACCCATGCTTGAGGTAGATCTCGTAGACAGCAAGTCACCCATCGAGATTCATCAGCAGATGGCTGGTACATCCGACTTCTTTGACAAACTGCCGGTGCTCTCAACAGTCGAGGTGGATAAGTCTCATTTAGTGGGCCTGATCGCCGCTGAGCCGGAAGAGCTCGACTACGAAGATGACGATGATGTTCTATCGGTGGCAACCTCGTGGGACGGACTGGACGACGAGATGTTCCAAAACCAGCCACCTACTAAGGGTAAAACAAAGTCCAATAACAAAGTAGAAACTGTAGAGGTCGCAACCAATTCTCACACTGCTACAGAACCGAAGCCCGAGGAGAATCAAGAAACAAGAAGCGCTGAAACAGCAACACGATCGGCACATACAC AGTCGAAGATATCAGCAGCAAAGCCGAAGCCCAATGAGAAACAAGTAGCCATACCGACTGCAACAGCAGGACGTCCCTCTGCCACGGAGACGTCAGCACCACCTAAACCGAAAACCGGAGAAGACAAGGATCAGGCTAAGTCAGGAGCTACCACGGAGAATCAGAAGGGGCCATTTCGCATTCCCAAGGTCAGCCAGACTCAGCTAGAAGCGCAGCCATCCGTCATGAAGATGCTATATGATCAGCAGGAGAAAGAGAAAAAGGAGAAGGCTCGAAAGCCAGAACCGACGCAGCCACCGGTCCCATCGACATCCAAAGCTGTGAACCGGCAACGGGAGGAAGCCACAGCTGCGCGCCACAGTAAGGTGAAGACTCCAGTGTTTGGACCGCTTTACCAAACTACCGCCCCCGTATCGCAAGGATCCTCTGCACCATTCCAAGAGATTCCACCAAGAATGCAAGAAAGCGTTCTAACGAACAATTGGATGACTGATGTTTATGGAATCAAGTGTCTGCAGTTTTTAGACGATAGGTGTACAGCTGTTGGTTGCAGCCATGAGATGAGCAGCGTGGGCGAAGTCCAGAGGCGCCTCATGCAAATGGACGAGTCGATCCTTAAGAAAACCTATTGCCTGTCACTCCGCAGTATTGTCATCTTCAAAAACTATTTCGTTTCGTTCGCCGAGATATTCGTGCGACGCAATCACAGCCGCCAAGTTCTGCAAATGATATCCGATTGCCGTTTCTACAAGCACGTCGCCGGGCCCTTGATAGGCTCCATTTTTGGTATCCTGCAGCAGTGTGGCATGGAGAAAGAGATGGCGCGCGTGCTCATGACCGATCTCTGGATGCCGAACAAGGCGCACAAGTTTCGGCCCTTGACAATTTCAATACTTGAAATATTGTCGAAAACTAACTGGCTGGACTATGTGGATCAAATCTTTCAACTGGGAATAGAGTACAAGTTCTGCATACCCATGGAATTGGTATATCTCATCTTAGAAGCTGCTAAAGACAGTCGCCAGGAACTGGCCCATCCCGGCATGCTCTTGATGATTAACAGATCTGTGGTCGAGCTTCAAAATCCGAAAGCCATTGCCGTTCTAACTACGTTAGTCAAAAACAGTCCATCATCCGCCAATCTCCCATCCATTCAACATCTATTATCTAATCAGAACGGCCAGTCAGATGGAGATTCAAGGGCCGCTCTAGATGCTCGCCCAGGAACAAGCCCTAGTCTGATTTCCGGTCCTAACCAAGGTGTTGTTCCGGGATCTAACCGGTGGATGGGTCTTGGTTCGTTCGAcgctcctcctccagctgccaacATGCAAGTTCAGGGCTCTTACGGTGGACAGCCTCCACCTGCCAACATGGGACAGGTTCAAGGTACTTACGGTGGGCAGCATCCATCTCCCAACATGCACGTTCAGGGTTCTTACGGAGGACATTCTCCAGCTCCCAACATGCAGGTTCAGGGTTCTTACGGAGGACATTCTCCAGCTCCCAACATGCAGGTTCAGGGTTCTTACGGAGGACATTCTCCAGCTACCAACATGCAGGTTAATGGTTCTTACGGTGGACAGCCTCCACCTGTCAACATGGGTCAGGTTCAAGGTACTTACGGTGGACAGCAACCTCTTCCCAACATGCACGTCCCGCCTCCTGCTGTCAACATGGGGCAGGCTCCAGGTACTTACGGTGGACAGCAACCCCTTCCCAACATGCACGTTCCGCCTCCTGCTGTCAACATGGGTCAGGCTCCAGGTTCTTACGGTGGACAGCAACCCCTTCCCAACATGCACGTTCCGCCTCCTGCTGCCAACATGGGTCAGGCTCCAGGTTCTGCTGCCAGCATGGGTCAGGCTCCTGGCTCTTTCATGGGTCCGCCGCCAGCTACCAATGTAGGTCAAGCCCCAGGTTCCTACGTGGGATATACTCCAGCTGCCAACATGCAGACTTCAGCTGTAAACATGGGATCGAATCATGGTTCCAGCAGGGGTCCGACACCAGTGGCCCACATGGGCCATGTAGCAGACCCCAACATGAGTCAGGCTGCAGGTTCCAGCTTCGGGCCGATTACTGAAGCAGGGATGGGACCGCAACCAAGTGGTTTTCCGGCAAGGAATCAGTCTCGAAGGCAGGAGCAGCCGAATGTGCCGAGCACTTCATCTGGAGGACGCTTCGATGCGCCATTCAATCAGTTTAAGCCCCAATAG